The genomic interval ACCCCAAGCTGCGCGAGCCCTATGTTCCAGTCCGCCACCCTGCCCCAGAAACTCGACAAGGCCACCTTCGCCGCGCTCGAGCCCGACCTGCGGCGCGACCTGCTGGCCGCCCAGCTGGAGATCATCGAGAAGAAGCCGGTGTCGACCATCGTGCTGGTCGCCGGTATCGACGGCGCCGGCAAGGGTGCTGCGATCGCCCGGCTCTACGAGTGGATGGACCCGCGCCATCTCCTGTGCAACGCCTACGGCGAACCGGGCGAAGAGGAGCGGCTACGGCCGCCGTTCTGGCGCTACTGGCGCGATCTGCCGGCCAAGGGCCAGACCGCGATCGTGTTCGGCAGCTGGTACCAGGCGCCGATGCGGGCGCGAATCGACGGCAGCCTGTCGGTGGACGGCTTCGAACGGCAGATGGCGGCCATCGTCCGCTTCGAGCAGATGCTCGCCAGCGAGGGCGTTCTGCTGCTGAAGTTCTGGTTCGCGCTGTCGCGCGAGACGCAGAAGAAGCGGCTGAAGGCGCTGAAGGCCAGGGGTGCCACCGCCCGCCACGTGCTCGACGAATGGACCGGGGTCAAGAACCACGACAAGGCCAGGGCGGTCGCCGAGCAGGTGGCGCTGCACACCAGCACCGCCTTCGCGCCCTGGGTTGTGCTGCCCTCGGAGGACGCGCAATACCGTGACGCGGCGCTGGCGCAGACGGTAACGGCGGCGATGCGCAAGGCGCTGGACGCGCCCGACGCGCCGCCTCCCGCCGCGCCGGCGGTGATCGGCGGCGTCAAGCGGATCAGCGCGGTCGACGCGATCGACCTGTCGCCGGCGCTGGCGGAGGACGCCTACGAGGCGGAGCTTACGCGCTGGCAGGGGCGGCTGGCGGCGCTCGTCGACCGCAAGGCGTTCAGGGACATCGCACTGGTCTGCGCCTTCCAGGGTAACGACGCGGCCGGCAAGGGCGGCACCATCCGCCGCGTCACGCGCGCGCTCGACCCGCGCTTCTACAAGGTACACCCGATTGCGGCGCCGAGCGACGAGGAACGCGCGCGGCCCTACCTGTGGCGGTTCTGGCGGCGCATGCCGCGCAAGGGCCACGTCGCGCTGTTCGACCGCTCCTGGTACGAGCGGGTGCTGGTCGAACGGGTCGAGGGCTTCGCGCGCGAGGCCGACTGGATGCGCGCCTACAACGAGATCAACGCCTTCGAGGCGGAGCTGACCGATTTCGGCATCGTGCTGTGCAAGTTCTGGCTGGCGGTGAGCGCCGACGAGCAACTGGCCCGCTTCAAGGCCCGCGAGGAGACCGACTACAAACGCCACAAGCTGACCGACGACGACTGGCGCAACCGGCTGAAGTGGGACCAGTACGCCGTCGCCGCCGGCGACATGGTCGACCGCACCTCGACCGCCTACGCGCCGTGGACGCTGGTGTCCTCGCAGGACAAGCGCCATGCCCGCATCGCCGTGCTGAAGGCGATCTGCAAGCGGCTGGAAAAGGCGCTTTGAGCCTGCGGACGCTGCGGTGCGTCCCTCACCCCGGCTGCGGTGCCGAGCGTCGGCGCCCGGGCTCAGGCCGGCGGCTTGAGGATCAGGCCCTGGCCGGTCGGCAGCGACAGGATCGGCACGCCGCGCCCGGCGGCGAAGCCGTCCCACATCCGCCGCTGGTCGTCGAAGCCGGTCCAGCCGTAGTCGTCGAGCAGCACCACCCCGCCCGGCGTGATCCGGTCCCACAGGGTGCGGATCACCGCCTCTTCCGGTGCGGCCGAATTGAGGTCCATCGACAGGTAGGCGATCTTCCCGATCGGCTGGCCCTCGAGCGACTGGGGCAGCGTGCCGCGCACCAGCGTCACGTTCGGGAACGGCGCGAAGTTGCGCGCCGCGAGCTCGTAGACGCCGCGATAGATCCAGCCGGCCTGGTCGGAGCGCTGCTTCTCCTGGTCCGTCAGCGCGCCTTCCGCCAGCCCGTCCCAGGTGTCGAACAGCCAGAACCGCTTGGGCACGCGGGCGAAGTCGAGGCTGTGCGCGATGGTCAGCGACAGCAGGCCGAGATAGACCCCGCATTCGACGAAATCGCCCTCGAGCGCCAGGCCGTGGCGCGCCGCCCAGACGGCGGTATGCGCGCGCCAGCGGATATCGGGCACCTTGCCGCCCCAGCCCTCGCGGTTGAGCTCGACCGCCGTGTCGAAGGCTTTGCGGAACCCCGGCTCCTCGATGGCGGCCAGAGACTTGCCGCGCAGGCCGAGGCCGTCGGCATAATAGTCCAGCCGACGCCGACGCTGCCGGTCCTTGCGAAACAGCTTCAGAAAACCCAATGCCATCGTTTCAACCTGTACCCTCGCCGAGCGGAATTGACTACACAGGGGCAGCCAGCGGGTCTTGCCGGATTTGCGCCGCGCCCGCAACCATCATCGCAGCGACGGAACCGCCATGGACTTCCTGAAAACCGAACTCGACCCGGTCGTCGAGATCCGCCTCTCGCCCCGCCGCGACGACCGCGGCGCCTTCACGCGCCTTTTCTGCGCCGAGGAGTTCCGCGCGGCGGGCCTCGCCTTCGCGCTTGCCCAGAGCAACCTGTCGGAAAGCCGGCACCGCCACACCCTGCGCGGCATGCATTTCCAGTACCGCGAGGCGGCGGAGACCAAGATCGTCTTCCCGATCACCGGGCGCATCTTCGACGTCGCGCTCGACCTGCGCGCCGGCAGCCCGAGCTTCGGCCGCTGGGTCGGCCGGGAACTGTCGGCCGACCGGCGCAACGCGCTGGTGATTCCCAAGGGCTTCGCCCATGGCTTCCTGACGCTCGAACCAGACACCCACGTCATGTACCTGGTCGACGCGCCCTACAACGGCGCCACGGAAGGCGGCGTGCGCTGGGACGACCCGCAGTTCGCCATCGACTGGCCGCACGAACCGGCGGTGATTTCCGACCGCGACCGCGCCCATCCGGACTTTTCCGGCAGCGCGCTCTGAACCCGCCGCCGG from Polymorphum gilvum SL003B-26A1 carries:
- the pap gene encoding polyphosphate:AMP phosphotransferase; translation: MFQSATLPQKLDKATFAALEPDLRRDLLAAQLEIIEKKPVSTIVLVAGIDGAGKGAAIARLYEWMDPRHLLCNAYGEPGEEERLRPPFWRYWRDLPAKGQTAIVFGSWYQAPMRARIDGSLSVDGFERQMAAIVRFEQMLASEGVLLLKFWFALSRETQKKRLKALKARGATARHVLDEWTGVKNHDKARAVAEQVALHTSTAFAPWVVLPSEDAQYRDAALAQTVTAAMRKALDAPDAPPPAAPAVIGGVKRISAVDAIDLSPALAEDAYEAELTRWQGRLAALVDRKAFRDIALVCAFQGNDAAGKGGTIRRVTRALDPRFYKVHPIAAPSDEERARPYLWRFWRRMPRKGHVALFDRSWYERVLVERVEGFAREADWMRAYNEINAFEAELTDFGIVLCKFWLAVSADEQLARFKAREETDYKRHKLTDDDWRNRLKWDQYAVAAGDMVDRTSTAYAPWTLVSSQDKRHARIAVLKAICKRLEKAL
- a CDS encoding TylF/MycF/NovP-related O-methyltransferase, with protein sequence MALGFLKLFRKDRQRRRRLDYYADGLGLRGKSLAAIEEPGFRKAFDTAVELNREGWGGKVPDIRWRAHTAVWAARHGLALEGDFVECGVYLGLLSLTIAHSLDFARVPKRFWLFDTWDGLAEGALTDQEKQRSDQAGWIYRGVYELAARNFAPFPNVTLVRGTLPQSLEGQPIGKIAYLSMDLNSAAPEEAVIRTLWDRITPGGVVLLDDYGWTGFDDQRRMWDGFAAGRGVPILSLPTGQGLILKPPA
- the rfbC gene encoding dTDP-4-dehydrorhamnose 3,5-epimerase, giving the protein MDFLKTELDPVVEIRLSPRRDDRGAFTRLFCAEEFRAAGLAFALAQSNLSESRHRHTLRGMHFQYREAAETKIVFPITGRIFDVALDLRAGSPSFGRWVGRELSADRRNALVIPKGFAHGFLTLEPDTHVMYLVDAPYNGATEGGVRWDDPQFAIDWPHEPAVISDRDRAHPDFSGSAL